The window aatttgttgtcgattgggcaattggatgaacttggttgtaagacccatattgaaggtgggatcttaaaagttgttaaaggagctcttgtggtaataaaagcagaaaagattGCAGCAAATCTATACATTCTTATGGGAGATACTTTGCAAGAGGCAGAGGCATCAGTTGCTTCAACAAGCTAAGAAGAAATGACGATGATATGGCATTGCAAACTAGGCCATATGTCAGAAAGAGGCTTGAAGATTCTTGTAGAACGTAATCTCATTCCCAGGCTCAAATCGGTAAACTTATTGTTTTGTAAGCACTGCGTTACAAGCAAACAACATATATTGACGTTTGGTAGATCAACTGTTCGGAGCAAGCAcatattggagttgattcattctAATGTGTGGGAATCGCCAGAGATGTCCCTAGGAGGAGCAAAATATCTTGtatcatttattgatgattactctaggaggctatgggtgtacccgatcaagaagaagtcagacgtgtttgcgatgttcaaagagttcaaagcaaagttagaacttgaatctggaaagaagatcaagtgtttaaggacagataatggaggagaatatgtcgATGGTGATTTTCTAACATTTTACAAGCAAGCAGGTATTCAACGGCAATTCACAGTTGCATACATGCCTCAGCAAAATGGTGTAGTAGAGCGAATGAATAGGACTCTCCTAGAAAGAGCATGAGCTATGTTACAAAATACAGGTTTAGCTAAGTCTTTTTGGACAGAAGCTGTTAAAATCGCCTGTTATGTGATAAATCGGTCACCATCAACTGCAATTGGGTTGAAGACACCAATGGAGATGTGGCAAGGTAAGCcacctaattattcttctttacatatatttggttgtccTGTGTACGTAATGTACAATTCCTAGGAAAGAACAAAGCTGGACCCAAAGTCTAGAAAATGTATATTCTTGGGTTATGCTAACGGAGTTAAGGGGTATCGCCTGTGGGATCCCACTGCCCGCAAGGTAGTTGTCAGTAGAGATGTGATatttgcagaagatgaattgcaaaaggaacaagaaaatgacagcactgttaaagagataaccactgttcaaatagatgaaaaatgcagagaaggtgatctttctgaagcagaaccacagcacgaagaacaagaagcagaggccaatgacatagaagttcgtcgatccactcgacaaagaagaataccatcatggcactcaaattatgttttgacaaACCATGATGCATATTGTCTTTTAACAGAAGATGGAGAACCAACAACTTTTATGGAGGCTATGCGCAATCCAGAcgcttctatgtggatgacagcaatgcaagaagaaattgaggcaTTACATAGGAACCATACCTGGAAACTTGTTGAACTTCCAGCAGGTCGAAAAGCCATTGGTAGcaaatgggtttacaagatcaaacgagatagtaatgatcaggtggaacgatatcgtgcaagattggttgtcaagggatatgctcagaaagaaggtgttgacttcaatgaaatattttctccagtggtgagactaactactattaaagtagttttggctatgtgtgctgcatttgatttacatctagagcaattagatgtaaagactgcttttcttcatagagaacttgaagaagagatCTATATGCTCCAACCAAAAGGTTTTgaagaacaaggaaaagaaaacttaGTTTGCAGGTTAACTAAATCTCTGTATGGTCTAAAGCAAGCGCCAAGGTGTTGgtacaagagatttgattctttcattattagccttggatacaacagacttagttcagatcattgtacttattacaagaggtttggtgataatgatttcatcattctgctattgtatgtggatgacatgttggtggtaggtcccaacaaatatcaaatccaagaattgaaggcacagttggctagggagtttgatatgaaagacttggaaccagcaaacaagattttagggatgcaaattcaccgaaacaaaaaagataggaagatttggctatcgcaaaagaattatttgaagaaaatcttgcaacgcttcaatatgcaagaatgtaagccaatttcaaccccacttcctatgaatttcaaattatcctcaagtatgtgCCCTAGTAGTGAAGCAGAGAGGATGGAAATGTCTCGAGTACCGTATGCATCAGCGGTGGGAAGCCTTATGTATGCCATGATCTGTACAAGGCCAGATATTGCTCAAGCAGTTGCGGTGGTAAGTTGATTTATGGCAGATCCGGGTAAAGAGCATTGGAATGTTGTTAAGAGGATCTTGAGATACATCAAAGGGACCTCGAATGTTGCATTATGTTTTGGAGGATCGaaattcattgtcaatggatatgtcGACTCAGATTTTGCAGGTGATCTTGATAAACGAAAATCTACTACAGGATATGTGTTCATGCTTGCAAGAGGAGCTGTGAGCTGGCTATCTAAATACAAACTGTTGTAGTTTTATCTACTACAGAAGCTGAATATATGGCAGctacacaagcatgcaaggaagctatttggatccaaaggttgatagaagaactcgggcacaaacaacagaagatttctgtgtattgtgacagtcagagtgcctTGCACATTGCAAGGAATCTTGCCTTTCATTCAAAAACAAAACACATtggagtacaatatcactttattcgggaagtagtagaagaaggaagtgttgatatgcagaagattcacacgaaagataacctagcagatgccatgacaaaaccaatcaacacagaaaagtttgaatgatgtagatcctcatacggcctatggaatacatgagcaacatgaattttaaaaatttatcaaaattagctttaagtgggagattgtgaaaaaatagtaaagctaattttagaaaatatataaataaataataactaaataaaatgagaggtaataaacaatcttagtttataaccttagaattttagtggttgaaaaagagaagaattatatacctctaattgacggatggttcatattgaagagactcgcctataaattgagtttttctttaattcatttcaatcaagtcatccagatagaataacataatatttctttgattagttttctcctatatatgatagagagaagtgtgttctctttttgtcaagagagagtgttattataatctccttgtgatagagagaagttgtaattctcaaagaaagttattcaattgtttctatattttatacaaatttctaatttttcatctctatattttgctatgtcatttgtctggtacctaacacATTGTCCATTTAAGCCTTATCTTCTACTATTGTAAGAGATTGTTTACCTAAAAGCCTAAAATGTGGAGCCAATAGAGTCACAATTGGCTTAACATTTTTATTCCAAACCTTTCGATAACCCATTCAATGTAGCCTTTTTGACTTAGGAACAATTTTTGACTGGATCTCTCTCTCTTCTAATCTCCATGCCTAAAATTTTTCTCGCAGTACCCAAGCGACAAACCTGACCTTCTTTACCCTCAACCTTAAAACTCTCAGGTTGATACATGTAAATTTCTTCCTCTAAATCACCGTGTAAGAACGCTGTCTTTACATCTAGTTATTCTAACTCAAGATCGATATGAGCTACAAGACTTAAAAGCATCCGAATAAAAGTGTGTTTCACCACAGGAgaaaatatcttattataatcAACTCCTTCTTTTTCTGCGAATCCCTTGGCCACTAACCTAATCTTGAATATTGTACCATCTGATTTAGGAGGATCTTCTTTTGTTTTATACACCCACTTACAACCAATAGTAGTCTTTTTCACGGGCAATAGGACCACCTCCCATGTCTTATTTTTATGAAGAGACTACATATTTTCTTCCATAACAACTAACCATCTCTCACTATCCTTATCCTTGATAGCTTGTTTGAAGGTAATTGGCTCATCATCACCCACCTGAGAGTGCATACTCTACCAAATTTAATTTCCCATAATGCCTCAGAGGCTTGTCTGACCCAAGTTTCTGTATGAGTTTGTAATTCTTCTTTGGCCTAGTAGATGCCAAAGAATCCTGTTGTTGCTGTTGTAATACATGCGTATTTTCTCGCTGAATCAGCTCATGATTAAGTTCATCGTCCTCCTCATCTTCGTGAATAGCATTAAGATGCTCCACCTGAACATGACTAGAGTCTATTAGTTAGTTTTTAGACTCTATCTCTACTACTTTAGTGTTTATAGTTTTTCCAACATTACCAACATTTGGCGTCATAACTTTAGACAAAGCTACCATAGATCTTTCATTAAAGGTCACATCCTTATTGATTACAAACTTCGAATCACTTACGCTCCAAAGACGATAGCCTTGAACCGCTCTTGGATACCCCAAAAAATTGTCTTTTTAGCTCTTTCATCAAGTTTATTGTCTTTGACATGATAATAAACCGTGCATCCAAAGACTCTGAGTTTCTCGTAATCTGCATGTTCCCCTGACTACATCTTATAAGGTGTGTCTCCATCAAAAGAAGAATGTGGAGATCGATTTACTATATAGCACAATGTAGCAACTAACTCAACCCACCATTATCTGTCTAACCCataattagagtgcatacaccTTGCCTTCTCAAATAGTGTACGATTCAGTCTTTCCGCGACTCTATTCTATTGTGGTGTGTCTCTAACTGTCAGTATCTCACAATGCCTTCTTGATCACAGAATTCCTTGAAAGCTCCATCCATATACTCTGTGCCATTATCAGATCGCAAAGTTTTTAGCTTTTCACCTGTTCTATTTTCAACCATTGTTCTCCACCGCTTAAAAGTATCAAATACTTCATTCTTATGCTTGAGGAAGTAAACCCAAGCATACCTTGAATAATCATTAACAAACGTAACAAAGTACCTGGAACCACCTTTGGAAGTAACTTTAGCCAGACCCGAAACATTAGTATGCCCGTAGTCTAACAACCCTCTGCTTTTGTGTTTGCTTGTAGAAAACTTTACCCTGTGTGCCTTTCCATATACATAGTGTTCACAAAACTCAATTTGtggtttcttcatatttttcagcAAACTTTTTCCGCTAAACAACGATAGACCCTTTTCCAACATATGCCCAAGCCGCATGTGCCAAATCCTCGTGCAGTTTGTTTGGTCTTTATTTCCACCGATTTCAACTGCTAGCTCACCTATAACAGTTGTCCCCAAAAGAGGATAAAGATTCATGATGAACCTCCTTCATCATTACTAAAGAACCACGAACAACTTTTAAAATCTCATTTTCAGTAACAATTTTGTAACTATTTTTCTCTGACAAACCTATAGAGATCAGATTTTTTGCAAGTCAGGAATATGTTTCACATCCTTCAAGGTTTTTACAACTCCATTATGCATCTTGATTCTTATAGTACCTACCTCTACAGTTTTGCAAGCATGATTGTTGCCCATCAAAACTATGCTGCTATTAGTGCTTTAATAGGTAGTAAACAACTTCCTATTTGGACACATATGGTGAGAGGCTCCAGAATCAAGCATCCACTTACCGGATATCTCGTAAGAATAATCTATTATATAGtaacaattttcatcatcatttaaGACGTAACttgcttcttatttttcttgagtTGCCATTATTCTGTTTCTTGGAATTTATCTTCTTATTTGGGCAATTTGTTTTAAAATGTCCAGGCTCATCATATTTAAAGCATGTTCTCTCCACGTGAGGTCTAGATTTTAGTCTAGACTTTCCACGCTTACCTTTTCCTCTTTTATTACTCATCCCTCTAACTGTAAACAATCCTTGTGCTTGATCATTATACTATCTTCCATTTGAAGACGACATTACACTCGTAGCAACTTTACGTAGATCATCTTCTAAAAGTGATGCCCTTGTCTTATCCATAGCAAGAGTGTCACCCACCAGTATCAAAGTCTGTACCATATTTTCATAGAACTTCGGTAATGAAAGTAATAATATGAGTGCCTGATCCTCATCATCAATCTTCACATCTATATCCTTTAAGTTTGATATAATCTTATCAAACTTATTAATATATTCTCGAATTGAGGTGTCTTCCTCTATCTTGCAGGTATACAATTTAGATTTTAAGTTGATCCTGTTAGTTAGAGTCTTTGTCATGAAGTTATTCTTTAACTTTAACCAGACGCCTGCTGCAATTGCTTCTTCATTCACCAAGAAAGCAACATTTTTTCAAGACATAAGATTATCGCAGCCCGCGCTTCAAGATCTAATTCTTCCCAATCCTCATCCTTCATATCTTCTGACTTTTTCTCTTTTCCCGCCAGTGCCTTGTGCAATTTCTGTGATATAAGCAAATTTTTTAtctgcatcctccaataggaaaaataattttttccatTAAATTTCTTGATTTCATATTTTCCTACTTTAACATTTCCACTAGTAGAAGCCGTTGTATTTAAACTTGAATTTTACCACTCATATAATGAATAAGAGTAAAGTACCAACCCGGTCCCTGTCCATTTTCCAAAATGTCAAGACGATCCTTAACCAAAAACACGTTCCATTACGGTCCCTGACCCTAAACTCCGTCTGCCAACCCGGTCCTTCTGTCACTTTCACGGCGGAAAGTCGACGGAAAATGCTGAGGTGTGAAGGCTAGGATATGACACGGATGGCTCGGGTTGTGACGTGGAAGATGGAATCCTATCTGGCAAGATGAAATGGATAGGGGCCTTGCTGTCCTCGTCCACAACACAAAAACGATGGCGTTTTGAGGCTTCCAGGCATCGTTTATTAGACGAGTTTGGTCGTCTATCTTCCCTGTTTTGTGTATGGAATTAATACCACCATGAGCAACAGCAGAGATCGTGGGATTGGAAGAGATGCGTCGGACGACGAGGGCAGGAGTATTTCTGTGAGCTCCATTGGTAGTGCTGGAGCGAGGATGAAGAAAAGATTCATTGCCCCAAAATGCAATTGTGGGATTCATGCAATTCTattcatgtcatcaacatagtcGAACCCTAAGAGACTATTCTTTGGATGCCCAAATTTTAAGGTATGAAACAGTTAGTAATGTTGCTATTCATGCCAAGATCTGTAGCAGGCATGTCTGCATTAATAATTtgagttttctttatttttactgTGCAGACTGCACAAGGTCGTTGTAAGTATTTTCAATGGTTGGATGAATATGTTTCACTGTGTGAAGAGGAGCAAAGAAATGATGGGAGTCCTTATGGTCGAAATCGAAAGGAAAATCATTTTTCTGATGAAGCTATTTGGATGGAGGGGAAAGTGACAAAGCTAGAGGACAGAGTTTCAGGGTTAGAGTTGCAGATGAAAAATTGTAGCCACGTTAAGTGTAATAGGTGGTTTAGTTATCCATTCACTCTTGTTATGTTTGTCTTTGGAGTTATATGTGCAAAATATCTCCTTTAGAGTGGATAGCAGAAAGTTAGTTAGTGTATCTTGTTGGTTTTGTGTTGGAAGTTCCTGTTGCTGAAATAGTTTTATTGTATCAGTTCAAACTGTAAAACCGATTTTATTAAATGAAACAGGTGTGCTGGTTGTTTGGAAAAGTTTCATTGTGTCAAAAATTAGAATGTGTTATACTCGAATCCGTTCATACCATGAAAAGTAATCCATTAATAACTAACAGTAATATGTAACATTAACAACTGCAAACAGCCACCAAATGTCAACATGTTGGTCACAAAATAATTCCAAAAGTGGGCAACATATAGCCCTATATACCAACATCAGCAACaccaaaataaaaagagtattgGAGGCCCTTAATTCACATATGCTatcaaaaaagaaagcaaaaaactGTTTGTGGTGGCTATATAAAAGATAGTTTATCCAAAAGTCAGCATCTTCTTTTAACTTGATTTAAACATAGGACCACACTTCTAGTTCTTTCTAGGAGGCCTAAATCCAGGAGTGGGGATGAACTTGAATAGTCTTGATGCAGTCCCGGAAGCTGCTGCGGCCATTGTCTCGGCACTAAGACCATGTTGTTGACTTGGTTTAGGCATCCTTGAACCAGTAGCAACATTAGTATCATTGTTGGGTGGAATTTCTGTGTTGGTAGGAGTGGGAGGCCTGAAGTGAGGTCCAATGACTGGGGGAATCTGATTCACCACAGAAGTTTGAACAAAGGTGGAGGAGATTGGTAGCCTAACAATTGGTTGCTTCATCCTTTGTGGAGGTGGGTTATTGAAAATGGGGGTCTCAGATGCTCCCTGCAAACCAACAAGATTGTATTATATGAAACAAAAAGTAAGACTAAGGTGTTGCTATTTATAATGCAGTTGTGAATTACGCTGGTCACTTACAACTTCTGGTTCGGGAGCAGACTGTGAAAGAGGAATTTCATCTCCTTGTCCCAGAGTTGTACCTTCCTTTGGTGTTGATTTAGGTagcttctttttttgtttttttgcctTTGTCTACATTCATGAATAGTAATCTATCTTAATATAGAGTCAACAATAGACCTCATGTGAACATATGAACAAATTAACCCTATAAACTACTTACCACAGGATCCAGTATTGTTCCTTCAACACCAGTACTCATGTTTTCCTCACCAACCTGGTTCTATGTGGGTCATCATACAGAACAAGCATTTAAATACTGGATCAATCTTTGGTGTAACAATTAAATCCCTAACCAATCTATCAGGTGACACTTAAATCCTTAAACATTATAAAAAGATGACAAATCGAACCCTGAAACAAGCATACCTGTGTGGTGCTAGCAGAGTCCACTGCTGGAGCAGAATGCTTCAAAttcctcctttccttcttggtCATAGGCTTCTAATTTGGGTCTTTGGGTGGATTGGAGCATGTTTTATAGTAATGACCCCTTTTGGCCACACTTGTTACAAGTCacttcgaatgactttttggcTTTGTGGAAATTCATCTCCGTCTCCACAGAATCAACTTTTCTCTTCATCTTTGGATGATGTGCAGCTTTCTTAATTGGGGGAGGTAGTGGCTATGGTGAATCAGTTGGGTTCCAGTATTTTTTACTGTTAACTGGATTAATGCAGACAGAGTAGGCTGCTCTCACAGCATCCACAGTGAGCCATTTATGCACAAAGTCTTCTGGCTTCAACCCCATCTTAGCCATGGCTGCAACCGCATGTCTGCAAGGCATGCCTGCACATagattatgttaaaaaaatattaagtagttAAAGAACTTAACAAAATATTAAGACGATGAATTGTATACCAGTTAGCTGCCACACATTGCAAGTACATGTCTTGCTTTGTAAGTTTACTCCAACTTTGTGCTTTTGCATATGAACCTCAAACAGTACTCTATCAGAATCACCAGCCCAAGTTGCTCTCCACTTTGTACTCTTGGGCTTGATAAACTGATCAAGCTTCTTCTGCTGCACAGGGGCCAACATACCAGggtggtgctccagtctcttcttgTGCATAGCCCTTTTCCTCATGATGTAATACCTCAAGTCTTCACACATTGACAGAATTGGCTTCTTTCTATATTCAACAATTTTTGTGTTCCACACCTCACACATATTGTTTGTTATGTTATCAACCTTGGGCCCATGGCTGAAGTAAGCCTTGCACCACACACCCGGGTCAAACCTCTGCATATACTCCCAGGCTCCCTCATTCAGATTCTTTAATTTCTCCATTGCACTTCTTAATTCTTGAATTATTGTACAACGAGAGCACTCCCATACCATCTGCTTTGTTTGTTCATCTTTGAAATGTTTTATAAAGTTCTTCCAAATATGAAGAACACAGTTTCGGTGATGAGCAATAGGGTTAACTTCCTTCATTGCCAGTTCCAAACCCTATGGCAGATTCATAACACAATATCAGTGTGATTATTATCAGGAAAAGGTAAACTGAACATGTGATATTTAATAGAAAATGtaattaacttaaaataatttaattatgataacAAGGTATACTTGTTAAATAACTTAACATAATTAACTTACTTTTTGTTGATCGGAAATAAAGTTCCAACCATGTTGTGGAACTTCACCCAAGTTTTCTTTCAGTAAAGTTAAGAACCACTTCCATGTTTCCTTGCATTCATTCGGGACCACTGCATATGCAATGACATAGAAGTGGTTATTTGCGTCCTGACCCATTGCACTTAGAAGCTGGCCACCATAACGTCCCTTCAAGAAGCAGCCATCCAACCCTATTAGTGGCCTACATCCCTCCTTAAACCCCTTCTTACAGGCATCCAAACTAATGTATAACCTATCGAATAGTGGCAGGGATTTAGGTTGGGGAATTACTTCCATCAAGGCAGTTGATCTTGGGTTACTTCTGTGCAATTCCATCAGGTAATCCCGTGTCTTTTCATACTGTGCATTTTCACTCCCAATGACAACCTCTCTCGCAACCTTCAATGCTCTAGCTACTATTCTAATGTTCACCTTCACATTGTATTCATCTATGATATGATCCCTGGTTGTACCTAGCTTTAGGCCAGGCTCTGTGAAG is drawn from Arachis hypogaea cultivar Tifrunner chromosome 12, arahy.Tifrunner.gnm2.J5K5, whole genome shotgun sequence and contains these coding sequences:
- the LOC112729591 gene encoding uncharacterized protein gives rise to the protein MRVRAACASEKCPWLIFTSWNSSKGCFQVKTLYNKHNYGRDFGSNLADRAWVTDKLVKKLFTEPGLKLGTTRDHIIDEYNVKVNIRIVARALKVAREVVIGSENAQYEKTRDYLMELHRSNPRSTALMEVIPQPKSLPLFDRLYISLDACKKGFKEGCRPLIGLDGCFLKGRYGGQLLSAMGQDANNHFYVIAYAVVPNECKETWKWFLTLLKENLGEVPQHGWNFISDQQKGLELAMKEVNPIAHHRNCVLHIWKNFIKHFKDEQTKQMVWECSRCTIIQELRSAMEKLKNLNEGAWEYMQRFDPGVWCKAYFSHGPKVDNITNNMCEVWNTKIVEYRKKPILSMCEDLRYYIMRKRAMHKKRLEHHPGMLAPVQQKKLDQFIKPKSTKWRATWAGDSDRVLFEVHMQKHKVGVNLQSKTCTCNVWQLTGMPCRHAVAAMAKMGLKPEDFVHKWLTVDAVRAAYSVCINPVNSKKYWNPTDSP